One part of the Bacteroidia bacterium genome encodes these proteins:
- a CDS encoding carbon-nitrogen hydrolase family protein, which translates to MKNLRVALVQDAPILFELDKSLDKVESLSKAAAAKGAKLILFPEAFIGGYPRGLSFGTRIGSRSPEGRDEWMEYWQACPRMDDRLLSFLGGIAKSHNAYLGMGLVEKGEAGSSLYCSFLVFSPEGVLLKHHRKIKPTGTERLIWGEGDGSSIKSFPTSYGNMGALICWENYMPLARAALYEGAMDIHLAPTADSRDSWKSSMIHIALEGRCFVLSCNQFVKKEMYPERFMEELEDESEIMCRGGSMVISPLGEILAGPLYDEAGILVADLDLDLIPKSRLDFEANGHYSRPDIFYFKNTRS; encoded by the coding sequence ATGAAAAATTTAAGAGTCGCATTGGTACAAGATGCTCCCATTTTATTTGAGCTGGATAAAAGTCTGGATAAAGTAGAATCTCTTAGTAAAGCCGCAGCAGCTAAAGGAGCAAAGCTTATACTATTCCCTGAGGCTTTTATTGGCGGTTATCCCAGAGGCTTATCCTTTGGTACGCGTATCGGAAGCAGGAGCCCTGAAGGTCGGGATGAATGGATGGAGTACTGGCAAGCCTGTCCCCGTATGGATGATCGTCTGCTTTCCTTTTTGGGAGGGATAGCCAAAAGCCATAATGCCTACCTTGGGATGGGACTAGTAGAAAAAGGAGAAGCCGGGAGCAGCTTATATTGTAGTTTTCTCGTCTTTAGTCCTGAAGGAGTTCTACTCAAGCATCATAGAAAGATCAAGCCTACAGGAACGGAGCGTTTGATTTGGGGAGAAGGAGATGGGAGCAGCATTAAGAGTTTTCCAACTTCTTATGGCAATATGGGCGCTTTGATTTGTTGGGAGAATTATATGCCGCTGGCAAGAGCTGCTTTGTACGAAGGGGCTATGGACATTCATTTGGCACCAACTGCTGATAGCAGAGATAGCTGGAAGTCAAGTATGATTCATATAGCCCTGGAAGGACGTTGTTTTGTCTTGAGTTGCAATCAATTTGTGAAGAAAGAAATGTATCCTGAACGATTTATGGAAGAATTGGAAGATGAATCCGAGATTATGTGCAGAGGAGGCTCAATGGTCATTTCTCCTTTGGGGGAAATCTTAGCCGGTCCCTTGTACGATGAAGCCGGGATACTTGTGGCTGATTTGGATTTGGATCTCATTCCCAAATCGCGCCTGGATTTTGAAGCAAACGGTCATTATTCGCGTCCGGATATCTTTTATTTTAAAAATACCCGCAGCTAA
- a CDS encoding fasciclin domain-containing protein → MRLLKYKWILIASFLLGLNGCLETEIQETLFDSMQEDERLSTFLEAMQLAGYDNALKNGNPITVFAPTNEAFQAYFRASNISGLGDIPVEELRDLMLYHVLGASTTMASLGTKYYLTPSPAGPENRVVAIYVKNEDGTHTINSTTRVLEKDMGSFGGFYNVIDEVLRIPNVYNILEDNEDFSALLSGVNAVPELAAKFRDEDLYTFFAISNEDLEASLMTTYNVSELSSLEESLRNDLLRSHVVDSFYTGQELLDPFLGELNTLREGYTISPQNSSIIVLNDSSEIVIGNIQTTNGVIHVVNRLLPQ, encoded by the coding sequence ATGAGATTGTTGAAATATAAATGGATCCTGATAGCTTCTTTTTTATTGGGATTAAATGGATGTCTTGAGACAGAAATTCAAGAAACACTCTTTGACTCCATGCAGGAAGATGAGCGGCTATCGACTTTTCTGGAGGCTATGCAGCTTGCCGGATATGACAATGCCTTGAAGAATGGGAACCCCATTACTGTTTTTGCTCCAACAAATGAAGCCTTTCAGGCTTATTTTAGGGCAAGTAATATCAGTGGGCTAGGGGATATTCCTGTAGAAGAACTCCGAGACTTGATGTTATATCATGTTTTAGGAGCATCAACGACTATGGCAAGCCTTGGGACAAAATATTACCTGACTCCTTCACCTGCTGGACCTGAAAACAGAGTGGTGGCTATTTATGTAAAGAATGAAGATGGCACGCATACAATCAATTCAACTACCAGGGTATTGGAGAAGGATATGGGTTCTTTCGGTGGCTTTTACAATGTTATAGATGAGGTTTTGAGAATCCCCAATGTTTACAATATTCTGGAAGATAATGAGGATTTTTCTGCTCTTCTTTCCGGAGTAAATGCTGTGCCTGAACTGGCAGCTAAATTTAGGGATGAGGATTTGTATACCTTTTTTGCCATAAGTAATGAGGATCTGGAGGCATCCTTAATGACTACCTACAATGTCAGTGAGCTAAGTTCTTTGGAGGAAAGCCTGAGAAACGACCTTCTTAGATCCCATGTTGTAGATAGTTTCTATACAGGTCAGGAATTGTTGGATCCTTTCCTGGGAGAACTGAATACCTTGCGGGAGGGATACACCATAAGTCCTCAAAACTCTTCTATAATTGTATTGAATGACAGTTCTGAGATTGTCATAGGAAATATTCAGACCACCAATGGGGTCATCCATGTCGTGAATAGATTATTGCCTCAATAA
- a CDS encoding fasciclin domain-containing protein, with protein sequence MGILLRILFSLLLLSFIACEEEPDPGPTMYDSIAALPNTTSFIAAIDRLEFDDDFRSGQAITVFVPTDAAFDSYLSQNNFASLNDVPLDDLRNLLRYHILPVAIELPALGNGYYLTASSVGGTTNLLAILVENPGTKARLNKNIQVVNQDLAARGGFYNIIDEVLNLPTILSILRQNDAFEEFANGIFRAEGLADSLENNGLYTLLVTANTNVENALDDRYGLTNILDLPDMTLDSLMRYHIIKGNQRTEDLLNASDFIYETLLEDVKVEISGVDVIRVDGEADLILADIQTTNGVVHISNALLDFRR encoded by the coding sequence ATGGGAATCCTTCTAAGGATTCTATTCTCCCTTTTACTCCTGAGTTTTATTGCATGTGAAGAGGAGCCCGATCCGGGACCAACGATGTATGACTCAATAGCTGCTTTGCCAAATACCACGAGTTTTATTGCAGCTATCGATCGCCTGGAATTTGACGATGATTTTCGTTCCGGTCAGGCGATAACAGTATTTGTGCCTACGGATGCTGCTTTTGATAGTTACCTTAGCCAGAACAACTTTGCCAGTCTAAATGATGTACCCCTGGATGATCTCCGGAATCTTCTACGGTATCATATCTTGCCGGTTGCGATTGAATTGCCAGCTTTGGGAAATGGATATTATCTCACAGCTTCTAGTGTCGGTGGTACAACTAATTTGCTGGCTATACTGGTTGAAAATCCCGGTACCAAAGCTCGACTAAATAAAAATATACAGGTGGTTAATCAAGACCTTGCCGCTCGTGGAGGCTTTTACAATATCATCGATGAAGTCCTCAATTTACCAACCATTCTCAGCATTTTGAGGCAGAATGATGCATTCGAAGAATTTGCCAACGGTATATTCCGTGCTGAGGGTTTGGCAGATTCTTTGGAAAATAATGGACTATATACCTTGTTGGTTACAGCAAATACCAATGTGGAAAATGCCCTAGACGATCGCTACGGTCTTACCAATATTCTCGATCTTCCTGATATGACCCTGGACAGCCTTATGAGATATCATATAATTAAGGGAAATCAACGTACGGAAGACTTGTTAAATGCGAGTGATTTTATATATGAAACTTTATTAGAAGATGTGAAAGTGGAAATATCAGGTGTAGATGTCATCAGGGTTGATGGAGAAGCAGATTTGATTCTGGCAGATATTCAAACGACCAATGGGGTTGTACATATCAGCAATGCCCTGCTGGATTTCCGTAGATGA
- a CDS encoding M20/M25/M40 family metallo-hydrolase has protein sequence MKNYLSVLLFLFLFQSLSAQVIEKAILNQSIKAAKDLKNFVAIPNDALNHEDIMKNIEWLDREFSKRGFKTELLETSNEPLFFAELPKMANAKTLLFYMHLDGQAVDPSKWNQDSPYEVVLKAENDAGEWEAMDWSNIEGFNPDWRMFGRSAADDKGPIVMFLHAMDMLMNSDAVIRWNIKVLLDSEEEKGSRPLAAAVKQYKDKLKADFLMIHDGPMHLSGQPTMIFGCRGITRVDLTVFGPSKPQHSGHYGNYAPNPVFRISKLLSSMKDEFGRVVVKGYYDGIELDEETKKILAAVPDDEEAIFKKLGIAEAEKVGMNYQESLQYPSLNVRGIEAAWVGDKARTIVPDQATAAIDIRLVPESDPKKLIQALKDHIREQGYYLTTAPPTAEERSIYPKICQLNSGGASLPFRTDMSEDFANWLDKLMTATHNRPPVKVRIMGGTVPISPFINELQIPAIILPMVNADNNQHSPNENLKLAQIPYGIRTFLSILVNRF, from the coding sequence ATGAAAAACTACCTTTCTGTCCTATTGTTTTTATTCCTTTTCCAAAGTCTTTCTGCTCAGGTGATAGAAAAAGCAATCCTGAATCAAAGTATAAAGGCTGCGAAGGACCTCAAAAATTTTGTAGCAATCCCTAATGATGCCCTCAATCACGAGGATATCATGAAAAATATTGAATGGTTGGATAGGGAGTTTTCTAAACGAGGATTCAAAACGGAATTGTTGGAAACCAGCAATGAGCCTCTTTTCTTCGCTGAGCTCCCCAAAATGGCCAATGCGAAAACCCTGCTATTCTATATGCATTTGGACGGCCAGGCGGTTGATCCCTCCAAATGGAATCAGGACAGTCCTTATGAAGTGGTTTTAAAAGCGGAAAATGATGCGGGGGAATGGGAAGCCATGGATTGGTCAAATATTGAAGGCTTCAATCCGGATTGGCGAATGTTTGGACGATCTGCCGCTGATGACAAAGGGCCGATTGTAATGTTCTTGCATGCCATGGATATGTTGATGAATAGTGATGCAGTTATCCGTTGGAACATCAAAGTCCTGCTAGATTCAGAAGAAGAAAAAGGAAGTCGCCCTTTGGCAGCAGCTGTTAAGCAATACAAAGACAAGCTAAAAGCTGATTTCCTCATGATACATGATGGCCCTATGCATCTCTCAGGACAACCTACAATGATTTTTGGATGTAGAGGAATCACCCGTGTGGATCTCACTGTATTTGGTCCCTCAAAGCCTCAACATAGTGGCCACTATGGAAACTATGCTCCTAATCCCGTTTTCAGAATTTCCAAGCTTCTCTCAAGTATGAAAGATGAGTTTGGAAGAGTAGTTGTAAAAGGATATTACGATGGTATTGAGCTGGATGAAGAAACCAAAAAGATCCTGGCTGCAGTTCCTGACGATGAGGAAGCAATTTTCAAAAAACTGGGGATAGCAGAAGCAGAAAAGGTAGGCATGAATTACCAGGAGTCTTTACAATATCCCAGCTTAAATGTCAGAGGCATAGAAGCAGCCTGGGTAGGAGATAAAGCAAGAACTATCGTTCCAGATCAGGCCACAGCAGCTATCGACATTCGTTTGGTACCGGAAAGTGATCCCAAAAAGCTGATTCAGGCACTAAAAGATCATATCAGAGAGCAAGGTTATTACTTAACAACTGCTCCCCCGACTGCAGAGGAAAGAAGCATTTATCCCAAAATCTGCCAACTCAATTCCGGAGGAGCTAGCCTGCCCTTCCGAACAGATATGAGCGAAGACTTTGCAAACTGGCTAGACAAGCTGATGACTGCGACTCACAATCGTCCCCCGGTAAAAGTGAGAATCATGGGAGGAACAGTTCCCATTTCCCCCTTCATCAATGAATTGCAGATTCCTGCTATCATTTTACCCATGGTAAATGCAGATAATAATCAGCACAGTCCCAATGAGAACTTGAAATTGGCGCAAATTCCGTATGGGATTCGAACCTTCTTGTCAATACTGGTCAATCGATTTTAA
- a CDS encoding gliding motility-associated C-terminal domain-containing protein, producing the protein MKHLLPGFLQKTLRLGLFIVLNSAFLYVKAQTTVFTEDFSQWTAQSPSLPQGWVLGAASCNLGPSCFWSQPSNFPPSTHPDAFGCDGSGIYALGHSSGLGMGDRASMISPSIDLGGNTNASQVKLNLCVINPSSNGLGTDQLEILFSTDGGQNWQSQLLDGNVYPNWTQLSLDIPLNMWVNNFRIRIDAIGGSDLVDMGVDELEVVQYLPTCNSGPSTVNSSITGQVCKNHEVDITLLTTNDSSGGEYSYILTDALDIILGVLPATQVDLNFLPPNDYRIYGISYTGNLTATTGLPVQTATASVCHNLSSNFERFFVTELSLNWQLSDYQGFEVSIAGGQDGRIEILPPTGSNYSYSWAHDPNLSGPVADQLSTGTYLVLVSDQNSGCTDELNIILNSPSPLIGTLEITTDYNGWPVSCFDSNDGSLKASIRGGVRPYRYAWQGTPGFGDSVLNNIPAGSYALNVIDDNGALIRLQRDLIGPEEIELQNGRQVFVCEGGTSQEVSLNISGGTGLYTYLWSNGSTDSTINNLSPGQISILITDENTCSNSFELEVIEASDLIIDPIVMGPQCPKQNTGSILLFPSGGIAPYSFNWSNGSMDEDQLNLAAGSYTVTIQDSLGCILDEGFELNDPAPLDYRLDLIPDNGRGSGAAKIVVEGGMGPYLYEWSTGDTGEEVFNLRGGAYSVTITDASGCSQLIAFEIELPQRPDCLDIHMGFSPNGDGYNDQFVIPCLDFFPDNEIQILNRWGQELFYQVGYDNSWEGTSNGKALAEGTYFYIVHINSAEGRSTYKGSVSIIK; encoded by the coding sequence ATGAAACATCTACTTCCCGGCTTTCTACAGAAAACCTTGCGTCTGGGACTGTTTATAGTTCTTAATTCCGCTTTTCTGTACGTTAAAGCCCAAACAACAGTCTTCACAGAAGACTTTTCCCAATGGACTGCTCAAAGTCCCAGTTTACCCCAAGGTTGGGTACTGGGTGCTGCATCCTGTAATTTGGGTCCTTCCTGCTTCTGGTCACAACCTTCAAATTTCCCCCCTTCAACACATCCGGATGCTTTTGGATGCGATGGAAGTGGTATTTATGCCCTAGGACATAGTTCCGGATTGGGTATGGGAGATAGAGCGAGTATGATTTCGCCCTCCATAGACCTTGGGGGTAATACAAATGCCTCTCAAGTAAAGTTAAATCTCTGTGTCATAAATCCCTCTTCCAATGGATTAGGAACAGATCAATTAGAGATTCTCTTCTCAACAGATGGCGGTCAAAACTGGCAAAGTCAATTGTTAGATGGGAATGTTTACCCTAATTGGACACAGCTTAGTTTGGATATACCCCTCAATATGTGGGTGAATAATTTTCGAATTAGGATTGATGCTATTGGAGGAAGCGATCTGGTGGATATGGGAGTAGATGAGTTGGAAGTTGTCCAATATTTGCCCACTTGCAATTCCGGCCCTTCTACTGTAAACTCAAGCATTACAGGACAGGTATGTAAGAACCATGAGGTAGATATTACTCTTTTGACTACAAATGATAGCAGTGGAGGAGAATATTCCTACATTCTTACAGATGCATTGGACATAATTTTAGGGGTACTTCCTGCTACACAGGTTGACCTCAATTTCCTGCCGCCAAATGATTATCGAATTTATGGTATTTCTTATACAGGTAACCTAACGGCTACTACCGGATTACCGGTTCAAACGGCTACCGCCAGTGTTTGTCATAACTTATCTTCAAATTTCGAGCGCTTTTTTGTTACAGAATTAAGCCTCAACTGGCAGCTTAGTGATTATCAAGGCTTTGAGGTAAGTATAGCTGGTGGGCAGGATGGTAGAATTGAAATATTGCCTCCCACTGGCAGCAACTATAGTTACAGCTGGGCACATGATCCTAATCTGAGTGGACCAGTAGCTGACCAACTTAGTACTGGAACCTATCTAGTGCTGGTAAGTGATCAAAACTCGGGCTGTACCGATGAGCTTAATATCATTCTAAATTCTCCTTCTCCTCTGATAGGGACATTGGAGATTACGACTGATTATAATGGTTGGCCAGTAAGTTGTTTTGATTCGAATGATGGTTCCTTAAAAGCAAGTATACGTGGAGGAGTCAGGCCGTATAGATATGCCTGGCAAGGGACTCCTGGCTTTGGAGATAGTGTTCTCAATAATATCCCTGCAGGTTCTTATGCATTGAATGTCATTGATGATAATGGTGCCTTGATTCGCCTTCAAAGGGATTTGATTGGGCCAGAAGAAATTGAACTTCAAAATGGCAGACAAGTATTTGTCTGCGAAGGAGGCACTTCTCAGGAAGTAAGCCTGAATATTAGCGGAGGAACAGGACTTTATACCTATCTCTGGTCTAATGGTTCTACAGATTCGACCATTAATAATCTTTCGCCCGGACAAATATCTATTCTGATAACAGATGAAAATACTTGTTCCAATTCCTTCGAACTCGAAGTGATAGAAGCATCAGACTTGATCATAGATCCTATAGTTATGGGGCCTCAATGTCCCAAACAAAATACAGGATCTATTCTCCTTTTCCCTTCAGGCGGAATAGCTCCCTATAGTTTTAACTGGTCTAATGGATCTATGGATGAAGACCAGCTCAATTTGGCAGCTGGAAGCTATACAGTAACTATCCAGGATTCTTTAGGCTGTATTCTGGATGAAGGTTTTGAATTGAATGATCCTGCTCCTTTAGATTATAGACTGGACCTGATTCCCGATAATGGCAGAGGAAGTGGTGCCGCTAAAATAGTAGTAGAAGGAGGAATGGGACCTTACCTATACGAATGGAGTACAGGAGATACCGGAGAGGAAGTATTCAACCTCAGAGGCGGAGCCTATTCGGTTACTATAACAGATGCTTCGGGTTGTTCGCAATTGATAGCTTTTGAAATAGAATTGCCTCAGCGTCCGGATTGTCTCGACATTCATATGGGATTTTCTCCTAATGGAGATGGTTACAATGATCAATTTGTTATTCCTTGTCTGGATTTTTTCCCCGACAACGAAATTCAAATTCTCAACCGCTGGGGCCAGGAACTATTTTATCAGGTAGGCTATGATAACAGTTGGGAAGGGACTTCCAATGGGAAAGCCCTGGCTGAAGGAACCTATTTTTACATCGTACACATCAACTCTGCCGAAGGAAGAAGCACCTATAAGGGCAGTGTTTCCATCATAAAATAA
- a CDS encoding S9 family peptidase, whose translation MNKLFTLSILILSFACMSSMYGQGVNSDDVFNLEYASDPQISPDGKQVVYSRRSLDIMKDNTRSSLWIINADGSAHRPLAEAPSRLARWSPDGKKLIYISAEGDGAQIYLRWMDSGITTPISYVQNSPFNIRWSPDGNWIAFNMFVPGQAEMPIPLPKKPEGAEWAKPPVYIDDVTYRSDGGGFNPAGFAHVFILPADGGTARQLTEGDNNFFGAVSWTKDGKSLILSANIHEDKDYEPANSELYKLDIASGKMSALTDRLGPDSNPKVSPDGKMIAYTGNDEKYLGYQLNQLYVMDSDGRNKKLISGDFDRDVMNPQWDSESKGFYFQYDDEGITYVAHMKMNGKVRKMASKVGGTTLGRPYASGSYSISSEGTFAYTINSPTRPADVAIGMDGVEEVTQITNLNEDLFGHKEVPGAESIWWKSSYDDRKIQGWVVRPPDFDPNKKYPLLLEIHGGPFTNYGERFSAEVQLYASAGYVVLYTNPRGSTSYGQEFGNLIHHNYPSNDYDDLMSGVDAVIEKGFIDEDHLYVTGGSGGGVLTAWIVGHTDRFRAAVVAKPVINWTSFALVADNPAFFSKYWFGGFPWEKQENFWQRSPLAHVGNVSTPTMVLCGESDLRTPISESEQFYTALKLRKIETALVRIPGAYHGIAARPSNLITKVNAILYWFDKYKD comes from the coding sequence ATGAACAAACTATTCACACTAAGCATCCTGATTCTATCTTTTGCCTGCATGTCGAGCATGTATGGACAGGGAGTGAATTCAGATGACGTATTTAATCTGGAATATGCCAGTGATCCTCAAATTAGTCCTGATGGCAAACAAGTGGTTTACAGTCGGAGATCCCTGGATATTATGAAGGACAATACGCGTTCTTCTTTATGGATTATCAATGCTGATGGATCTGCTCATCGTCCTCTCGCAGAAGCTCCTTCCCGTTTGGCGCGCTGGTCCCCGGATGGAAAGAAACTCATCTATATTTCTGCTGAAGGAGATGGCGCACAAATCTATCTTCGTTGGATGGACTCGGGGATAACCACGCCCATCAGTTATGTACAGAATTCTCCTTTCAATATACGTTGGTCTCCGGATGGCAATTGGATTGCATTCAATATGTTTGTTCCCGGTCAGGCGGAAATGCCTATTCCTTTACCTAAAAAGCCGGAAGGAGCCGAATGGGCAAAACCTCCGGTCTATATAGATGACGTTACCTACCGGAGTGATGGGGGAGGATTCAATCCTGCAGGTTTCGCACATGTCTTTATCCTTCCTGCAGATGGAGGAACGGCCCGACAGCTTACGGAAGGGGATAATAATTTTTTCGGTGCGGTAAGTTGGACGAAAGATGGGAAATCCCTCATCCTTTCTGCCAATATCCACGAAGATAAAGACTATGAACCTGCCAATTCAGAGCTCTACAAACTGGATATCGCCAGCGGAAAAATGTCTGCCCTAACAGATCGACTGGGCCCCGATTCCAATCCCAAAGTTTCTCCAGATGGTAAAATGATAGCCTATACGGGGAATGATGAGAAATACCTGGGATATCAGCTCAACCAATTATATGTCATGGACAGTGATGGAAGAAATAAAAAGCTGATTTCCGGAGATTTTGACCGGGATGTAATGAATCCTCAATGGGATAGTGAAAGCAAGGGCTTTTATTTTCAGTATGATGACGAAGGAATTACCTATGTCGCTCATATGAAAATGAATGGAAAAGTGAGAAAAATGGCTTCGAAAGTTGGGGGAACTACTTTGGGCCGTCCCTATGCAAGCGGATCATACAGCATTTCCTCAGAAGGAACTTTCGCCTATACTATCAACAGCCCGACGCGTCCGGCAGATGTAGCCATAGGGATGGATGGAGTAGAAGAAGTAACTCAAATCACTAACTTAAATGAAGATCTCTTCGGGCACAAAGAGGTTCCGGGTGCAGAGAGCATTTGGTGGAAGTCTTCTTATGATGACAGAAAAATACAAGGTTGGGTAGTTCGTCCTCCGGATTTTGACCCCAATAAGAAGTACCCGCTATTATTAGAGATACACGGCGGACCATTTACCAATTACGGTGAGCGCTTTTCAGCGGAAGTACAACTCTATGCCTCTGCTGGCTATGTGGTGCTTTACACAAATCCCAGAGGAAGTACCAGTTACGGACAAGAATTCGGAAACCTCATTCATCACAACTATCCGAGCAATGACTATGATGACCTTATGTCAGGAGTTGATGCAGTGATAGAAAAAGGATTTATCGATGAAGATCACCTCTATGTAACCGGAGGTAGTGGAGGGGGAGTCCTTACTGCATGGATCGTGGGACATACCGATCGTTTTAGAGCGGCTGTTGTGGCCAAGCCCGTGATCAACTGGACGAGCTTTGCTCTGGTGGCAGATAATCCTGCCTTTTTCTCTAAATATTGGTTTGGTGGATTTCCCTGGGAAAAGCAGGAGAATTTCTGGCAGCGCTCACCCCTGGCTCATGTAGGCAATGTTTCCACTCCTACTATGGTTCTTTGTGGGGAATCCGACCTCCGTACGCCTATATCCGAATCAGAACAGTTCTACACTGCTCTCAAACTCAGGAAGATTGAAACAGCTCTGGTACGCATACCGGGAGCCTATCACGGCATAGCAGCTCGACCGAGCAATCTGATCACGAAAGTGAATGCTATTTTATACTGGTTTGATAAATACAAAGATTAA
- a CDS encoding penicillin acylase family protein — protein sequence MQKIISGLLLLCFSASAAFTQINPENIEIIRDKWGVPHIYAPTDVEVAYGLAWATAEDDFKTVQEQLLPIKGLMGSVQGKDGAIADILVQMLEIDSLVEARYDSDLSPQFKKVAEAYVAGANAYARAYPEEVLHKDLFPVTAKDLVAGHVLGAGLLTSIQSPFTKVLSGSITNDEIPRGSNAFAISRRKSKEDQTYLAINSHQPLEGPASWYEIHLVSEEGTNILGATFAGGVAVFHGANEHLGWAHTVNHPDFNDVFKLTMHPDKKDTYKFDGEWLKLEKKKAKTKVKLGPIKISVSRAYYISKYGLTLENDNGFYAIAVAANRNIKQAEQWYWMNKATNLEEFRKALDLQGIPGTNIVYADKEDNIFYVSNSRLPKRNPNYDWTKVLPGDTSATLWSDEYYPLDSLPLYLNPESGYVYNTNHSPFYATGDKDNLKPTDVNKTLGHPHVNNNRSLRFKELIDQYDKLDYEDFKRIKYDQFYGDKLYDNRIVNLHGLMEVDASKYPDLTETLKVFHNWDHKTDTTSEGASIFILAIRKLTSLMRARNAYKNWGKGNEEEFVAALRFARDHLLEHFGTVKVPFGKLQRHVRGNVSLAIGGGPEILAAMYSGPWENGRYRSRAGDSYISLVRFTEEGVLLETVNAYGASAKESSPHYTDQMQMFVRHERKTMTLDIDKVRKEAERIYHPRK from the coding sequence ATGCAAAAAATTATTTCAGGCCTGCTACTACTTTGTTTTAGTGCATCAGCAGCCTTTACCCAGATCAATCCAGAGAACATTGAAATCATCCGTGATAAGTGGGGAGTGCCTCACATTTATGCGCCTACTGATGTGGAGGTAGCATATGGTTTGGCCTGGGCAACTGCGGAAGATGATTTCAAAACCGTGCAGGAACAATTGTTGCCGATAAAGGGCCTCATGGGATCAGTGCAAGGGAAAGATGGCGCAATAGCAGATATTCTGGTTCAAATGCTGGAGATCGATAGCCTGGTGGAAGCTCGCTATGATTCAGATCTCAGCCCTCAGTTTAAAAAAGTCGCGGAAGCTTATGTCGCGGGAGCTAATGCTTATGCAAGAGCATATCCTGAAGAAGTTCTGCATAAAGATTTATTCCCGGTTACGGCAAAAGATTTAGTTGCCGGTCATGTCTTGGGAGCCGGATTATTGACCAGTATCCAAAGCCCTTTTACCAAGGTTCTTAGTGGAAGCATAACAAATGATGAGATCCCCAGAGGATCAAATGCCTTTGCCATCAGTCGAAGAAAGTCAAAGGAAGACCAGACCTATTTGGCAATCAATAGCCACCAACCCTTAGAAGGCCCCGCTTCCTGGTATGAAATTCATTTGGTCAGTGAGGAAGGGACTAATATACTGGGAGCAACTTTTGCAGGTGGAGTAGCTGTATTTCATGGGGCGAATGAACACCTGGGTTGGGCACATACGGTAAATCATCCGGATTTTAATGATGTCTTTAAACTGACTATGCATCCGGATAAAAAGGACACCTATAAATTTGATGGAGAATGGTTGAAGCTTGAGAAAAAGAAAGCAAAGACGAAGGTTAAATTAGGTCCGATAAAAATCAGCGTAAGCAGAGCCTATTACATCAGTAAATATGGATTGACCCTGGAAAATGACAATGGTTTTTATGCCATAGCTGTTGCTGCAAATCGAAACATCAAACAGGCAGAACAATGGTATTGGATGAATAAAGCTACTAATCTGGAAGAATTCCGTAAAGCCCTGGATTTGCAAGGCATACCGGGAACCAATATCGTTTATGCCGATAAAGAGGACAATATCTTTTATGTGAGTAATTCTCGTTTGCCTAAAAGAAATCCCAATTACGACTGGACCAAGGTGCTTCCTGGCGATACTTCAGCTACCCTGTGGTCGGATGAATATTATCCATTAGATAGCTTGCCTCTATATTTGAATCCGGAATCAGGATACGTTTATAATACCAATCATTCCCCTTTTTATGCGACCGGAGATAAAGACAATCTGAAACCAACTGATGTAAATAAAACCCTGGGACATCCTCATGTGAATAATAATCGTAGTCTTCGATTCAAAGAGTTGATCGATCAATATGATAAACTTGATTATGAGGATTTCAAACGGATCAAGTATGATCAATTTTATGGAGATAAATTGTACGACAATCGTATCGTCAATTTGCATGGATTGATGGAAGTAGATGCTAGTAAATATCCAGATCTGACTGAGACCCTAAAGGTCTTTCATAATTGGGATCATAAAACAGATACTACCTCAGAAGGAGCAAGTATTTTCATCCTGGCCATCCGCAAATTAACTTCCCTCATGCGGGCTCGAAATGCCTACAAGAATTGGGGGAAAGGAAATGAGGAGGAATTTGTGGCAGCCCTGCGTTTTGCGAGAGATCATCTGCTGGAGCATTTTGGTACGGTAAAAGTTCCTTTCGGCAAATTGCAACGACATGTACGGGGAAATGTAAGCCTGGCCATAGGGGGCGGCCCGGAAATCCTGGCAGCTATGTATTCGGGCCCCTGGGAAAACGGACGATATAGAAGCCGAGCTGGCGATTCATATATCTCTTTGGTTCGATTTACTGAGGAGGGGGTATTACTGGAAACGGTAAATGCCTATGGTGCTTCGGCTAAGGAATCCAGCCCACATTACACAGATCAGATGCAGATGTTTGTCAGACATGAGAGAAAAACGATGACATTAGACATAGACAAAGTCCGTAAAGAGGCAGAACGCATTTATCATCCCCGGAAATAG